The Candidatus Deferrimicrobiaceae bacterium sequence CGCGAGAAGCAAGTTCGCGGGCCATGGCCTTGCTGAACCCGTTGATGCCGGCCTTGGTCGCCGCGTAGACGGATTGCCCGGAATTGCCCATCTCGCCCACCACGGAGCTTACGTTGACGATCCGGCCGCCCTTCTGCTTGATCATGATGCGCGAGACCGCCTTGGTCAAAAGGAAAGTCCCCTTGAGGTTGGTCCGGACGACCTCGTCGAAATCGGACTCGGACGAGCGCATGAGGAGGTTGTCGCGCGTGATTCCGGCGTTGTTCACCAGGATGTCGATCCGCTGGCGCAAGGCGACGATCTCCTTGACGGCGGCGTCGACCTGGGAAGCGTCGCCGACGTCGAACTTCATCGGCAGGCCGTCTCCGCCCGCGGCGCGGATCGCCGACATTGCTTCGGCCGCCGCCGCTTCGTTTCCGGCGTAGTTCACGACGACGAAAGCGCCCTCGGAGGCGAGCCGGACCGCGATCGCGCGACCGATTCCGCGCGAAGCGCCGGTGACAAGGGCCACTTTTTCTGCAAATCGCGT is a genomic window containing:
- the fabG gene encoding 3-oxoacyl-[acyl-carrier-protein] reductase — encoded protein: MTRFAEKVALVTGASRGIGRAIAVRLASEGAFVVVNYAGNEAAAAEAMSAIRAAGGDGLPMKFDVGDASQVDAAVKEIVALRQRIDILVNNAGITRDNLLMRSSESDFDEVVRTNLKGTFLLTKAVSRIMIKQKGGRIVNVSSVVGEMGNSGQSVYAATKAGINGFSKAMARELASRGITVNAVTPGFITTEMTGKLPDAVRETFLAGIPLGRFGAPEEVADLVAWLSSAGAAYVTGQVIGINGGLYM